From the Syntrophobacterales bacterium genome, the window AAGATGTCGTTGTGCCGTCCCAGATAGCAAGGGTCATGGTATGCGATCTTCTTGCTATAATCCTTTGCAATCTCCAATTTGCCTTCGTTCATTAGTTGGGCAACAAACTGAGAGGTATGGATAACCTCAAAATTCACATTGAACTGAGTGTATTCGTTTTTAAAAGTATGGTAGCAATGGGGCGAGGAGACAAGGATCGTCTTTACACCATTATCTATAAAAGTTTTGATGTTCTCCCGGGCCAACTTTTTGAAAAGCGCCTCATTGCCTGTCTTTCGGATGCTCTCTCCGCAGCAATTTTCCTTTGAACCTAATATCCCGTAATTGACTCCGGCTTTATTGAGAATCTTCGCGGTCGCCTGGGCTACTTTTTTTAGACGTGGATCATAACTTGCATAACAGCAGGGGAAATAAAGGATGTCCATCCCTTCGGCAAAAGGTTTTACCCCCAACCCCTCTGCCCAGTCTGCGCGGGCCGCTCTGTCTTCATTGAAAGGATTGCCTGTAGTGGTCAGACCTGAGCTGACGGTACGGTAGGCTTTGACGTCACTCGTGAATACGCCGTATCCGCTGGCCATCCTGCGAATCGCGACCATATCGTCGATCTGCTTCACGTCGCGAGGGCAACGCTGTGGGCACTTGCCACAGGTGGTACAGCGCCATATCTCTTCTTTTTCGATCTCGGTGGCACCGAATGCCGCCTCACGAACGAGCTTGCGCATACTGAATTTTCTGACCTTATTCCAAGGGCACACTGTATCGCATTTTCCGCACTGATAACAGTACGTAACGGCTTCGCCACCACCCTGTTCTATTTCAGCGATTACTTCTTTAAAGGGTGCTATCGTTTCCATTGCCTTTCCCGATAATCCTCTAACTATGCACTAATAGTTTATTCTTCCGACACACGGACGACTGTGTCCATCACTTTCTTCAGACCGTATCTCTTTATCAGAAATTTCAGTCCTGCCTCCATGTCTGTCTGTTTCGCTTCCTCTTTTCTTATCTCTTCTTCCCGTTCCTCAAGCGTCAGGGCGCCGAATGTGCATGCATCCACGCACATGGGCTTTTCCATAGGCGGGACGGTCTCACACATATCACACTTAAGCGGAAGACCAGAATCAGGATCTCTGAAGGAATCCCTCGACGGGCAGGAAGCAGGACAGAATGTGCATTCGTCATATTCTTTACCGTCGATCACGTACGCATGCCTCCCGTTACACTCCGCTTCAGCATAATCACCCGCCCGTATTGGCACAAAAACATCCTTTACTTCATCTATAACTACCATGATCCGGGAACGTGCAGTATTGACCGAGCTGAACCTTGGTACGGCATGGAAGGC encodes:
- a CDS encoding (4Fe-4S)-binding protein, whose translation is MENNGKRIVKSIKVDTKKCVGCRACEIACSAFHAVPRFSSVNTARSRIMVVIDEVKDVFVPIRAGDYAEAECNGRHAYVIDGKEYDECTFCPASCPSRDSFRDPDSGLPLKCDMCETVPPMEKPMCVDACTFGALTLEEREEEIRKEEAKQTDMEAGLKFLIKRYGLKKVMDTVVRVSEE
- a CDS encoding (Fe-S)-binding protein, with protein sequence METIAPFKEVIAEIEQGGGEAVTYCYQCGKCDTVCPWNKVRKFSMRKLVREAAFGATEIEKEEIWRCTTCGKCPQRCPRDVKQIDDMVAIRRMASGYGVFTSDVKAYRTVSSGLTTTGNPFNEDRAARADWAEGLGVKPFAEGMDILYFPCCYASYDPRLKKVAQATAKILNKAGVNYGILGSKENCCGESIRKTGNEALFKKLARENIKTFIDNGVKTILVSSPHCYHTFKNEYTQFNVNFEVIHTSQFVAQLMNEGKLEIAKDYSKKIAYHDPCYLGRHNDIFDEPREALAKIPGVSLTELPEVRVDSMCCGMGGGRIWAETEKYERFSNMRVEQAIELGAEELATSCPYCITALEDSRLVTNHADDIQVKDIMEIIQEVM